The following coding sequences lie in one Pseudomonas sp. B33.4 genomic window:
- a CDS encoding YkgJ family cysteine cluster protein: MNTTFSCVGCGKCCTDHHVPLTLAEARMWAADGGQVIVLVEAFLGNGLGLPAQQREHAERRSAVVRSGATDAHVAITFAAYNVGPCRNLDEDKLCRIYERRPLVCRIYPAEINPHIPLNPAAKDCPPESWEQGPVLIAGGELVDRELVELIQRSRQADRDDIGIKDAICAMLGIRTTALKGDGFTAYLPNMDAFAAVIDQVTAQPLTTAPSEWVFHLSGDDVAGQVLAAGAQVVTEPAQTYAFISLRAA; encoded by the coding sequence ATGAATACGACGTTTTCCTGCGTAGGCTGCGGCAAATGCTGCACCGACCACCATGTCCCGTTGACCTTGGCCGAAGCCCGCATGTGGGCGGCGGATGGTGGTCAGGTGATCGTGCTGGTCGAGGCCTTTCTTGGTAATGGCCTGGGTTTGCCGGCGCAGCAGCGAGAACATGCCGAACGTCGCTCAGCGGTGGTTCGCAGCGGCGCGACAGACGCCCATGTGGCAATCACCTTTGCCGCGTACAACGTCGGCCCCTGCCGGAATCTTGACGAAGACAAATTGTGCCGGATCTACGAGCGGCGGCCACTGGTGTGTCGCATTTATCCGGCGGAAATCAACCCGCATATCCCGCTCAACCCTGCCGCCAAGGATTGCCCGCCGGAGTCTTGGGAGCAGGGGCCAGTGTTGATTGCCGGCGGTGAGTTGGTGGATCGGGAACTGGTGGAGTTGATTCAGCGTTCGCGCCAGGCGGATCGGGATGACATCGGCATCAAGGACGCGATTTGCGCGATGCTCGGGATTCGCACCACGGCGCTCAAGGGTGACGGGTTTACTGCGTACTTGCCGAATATGGATGCGTTTGCGGCGGTGATTGATCAGGTCACCGCGCAACCGCTGACAACTGCGCCGAGTGAGTGGGTGTTTCATTTGTCCGGGGATGATGTAGCCGGGCAAGTGTTGGCGGCCGGGGCGCAGGTGGTGACTGAGCCGGCGCAGACGTATGCGTTCATTTCGCTGCGGGCGGCCTGA
- a CDS encoding methyl-accepting chemotaxis protein yields the protein MAGEAWLRPESAWLHGVAFVVGSGLCAVALRWILRPLEQLSERARTVADNPLSQAIYTGRSDEFGQIEFALQMLEAQVGAVVGRIGDASQQLAGHAAQLVDHLHSSHTSSLAQQAETDQVAAAIHQMAASVAQVASHAQQASVAADMAGTETREGHLLVGESRSAVLRLAEELHRATEVIHQLEGHSSEISGVLEVIRSIAEQTNLLALNAAIEAARAGDAGRGFAVVADEVRGLAQRTQQSTNEIQRMISTLQNGARDAVMVMQQSSEHVDNSVEQAQRAARALSGISERVEQITEMSLQIAAAVEQQSAVSEDINRNIVSIRTACEVTVDEGRQSQRNSEDVAGLAGDLRLLAREFWGRRQVRD from the coding sequence TTGGCAGGCGAAGCCTGGTTGCGGCCGGAATCGGCTTGGCTGCATGGCGTGGCATTTGTCGTTGGCAGTGGCCTGTGCGCAGTGGCTCTGCGCTGGATTCTGCGACCGCTGGAGCAATTGAGCGAACGTGCGCGCACCGTGGCAGACAACCCCTTGAGCCAAGCCATCTACACCGGCCGGAGCGACGAATTCGGGCAGATCGAGTTTGCCTTGCAGATGCTTGAGGCGCAGGTCGGCGCGGTCGTCGGGCGCATCGGTGATGCCTCACAACAATTGGCCGGACATGCCGCGCAACTGGTCGATCATTTGCACAGCAGTCACACCAGTTCATTGGCGCAGCAGGCGGAAACCGATCAGGTCGCGGCGGCGATTCATCAGATGGCGGCCAGTGTTGCGCAGGTTGCCAGCCATGCCCAGCAGGCCTCGGTGGCGGCGGACATGGCCGGCACGGAAACCCGCGAAGGGCATTTGCTGGTGGGCGAAAGTCGCAGTGCGGTGTTGCGTCTGGCAGAAGAGTTGCACCGGGCGACTGAAGTAATCCATCAGCTTGAAGGCCACAGCAGCGAAATTTCCGGCGTGCTCGAGGTGATCCGCAGCATCGCCGAGCAGACCAATCTGCTGGCGCTCAATGCGGCGATTGAAGCCGCAAGAGCTGGCGATGCCGGGCGCGGTTTTGCAGTGGTCGCCGATGAGGTGCGCGGGCTGGCGCAACGTACGCAGCAATCGACCAACGAGATTCAGCGGATGATCAGCACCCTGCAAAACGGTGCACGCGATGCGGTGATGGTGATGCAACAGAGCAGCGAGCATGTCGATAACAGTGTCGAGCAGGCGCAACGCGCGGCGCGGGCGCTGAGCGGGATCAGTGAGCGGGTCGAGCAGATCACCGAGATGAGCCTGCAGATTGCGGCGGCGGTGGAGCAGCAGAGTGCGGTGAGCGAAGACATCAATCGCAATATCGTCAGCATCCGCACGGCGTGCGAGGTGACGGTGGATGAAGGGCGGCAGAGTCAGCGCAATTCCGAGGATGTGGCGGGGCTGGCGGGGGATTTAAGGTTGTTGGCGCGAGAGTTCTGGGGGCGGCGGCAGGTTCGGGATTGA
- a CDS encoding type 1 fimbrial protein, with amino-acid sequence MKLKTVLPCVLLLLPLTTFAAPASQSGEIRFTGQIVDSGCQVGPVGAFASRESRQIEIKPGVKVDVDTDRNACSHQSMPISMRYEALKTSTDKGIVTISYL; translated from the coding sequence ATGAAGCTGAAAACCGTACTGCCCTGCGTACTTCTCTTGCTTCCACTCACTACGTTTGCAGCGCCTGCCAGTCAATCCGGCGAGATCCGCTTCACCGGTCAAATCGTTGACTCGGGCTGTCAGGTCGGACCGGTCGGGGCGTTTGCGTCTCGTGAGTCTCGCCAGATCGAAATCAAGCCCGGTGTGAAAGTCGATGTCGACACCGATCGCAACGCTTGCAGTCATCAGTCGATGCCGATTTCCATGCGCTACGAAGCACTCAAGACCTCGACCGACAAAGGCATCGTCACCATCAGTTACCTGTAA
- a CDS encoding DUF6124 family protein: protein MTKPVPDPPIETTPLEDAIRADDQLKTREAIKRALDFYLCPEPVKPRQPSTMFLIHPNIDTESLLAHACESLASANVMAGDLADQLSRPQRSTALAIQQIVMLAELAVNRALDRVDPQT from the coding sequence ATGACTAAGCCCGTACCCGATCCGCCCATCGAAACAACCCCACTCGAAGACGCCATCCGCGCCGACGACCAGCTCAAAACCCGCGAAGCCATCAAGCGCGCTCTCGATTTCTACCTCTGCCCCGAACCGGTTAAACCGCGTCAGCCCAGCACGATGTTCCTCATCCATCCGAACATCGACACCGAAAGCCTGCTCGCCCACGCCTGTGAATCGCTGGCTTCAGCCAATGTCATGGCCGGTGATCTGGCTGATCAGCTCAGTCGTCCGCAGCGCAGTACGGCGCTGGCGATCCAGCAGATCGTCATGCTTGCCGAGCTCGCGGTAAACCGGGCGCTGGACCGGGTTGATCCACAAACGTAA
- a CDS encoding efflux RND transporter periplasmic adaptor subunit, with protein sequence MRIQKNKALLATLLIVLAGAGLWYALKPAPTKLATPTAIPVRVIAVSAKDVPRYTSGIGSVLSLHSVVVRPQIDGILTKILVKEGQLVKTGDLLATIDDRSIRASLDQARAQLGESQAQLQVALVNLKRYKLLTVDDGISKQTYDQQQALVNQLKATAQGNQASIDAAQVQLSYTQIRSPVTGRVGIRTVDEGNFLRMTDTAGLFTVTQIDPIAVEFSLPQQMLPTLQGLINDPQRAPVKAYIGADTDGETGNLLGEGHLTLIDNQINANTGTIRAKAEFANASQKLWPGLLVTVKIQTALDKDALVVPPTVVQRGLDQHFVYRVNGDKVEAVQVQMIYQGSGQDIIKGVKAGDVLVTDGQSRLKPGSTVQVMSEPPQVVQAEPKP encoded by the coding sequence ATGCGAATCCAAAAGAACAAAGCCCTGCTCGCCACCCTATTGATCGTCCTCGCAGGCGCAGGTCTGTGGTACGCCCTGAAACCCGCCCCGACCAAACTCGCCACCCCCACCGCCATCCCCGTGCGAGTCATCGCGGTCAGCGCAAAAGACGTCCCCCGCTACACCAGCGGCATCGGCTCCGTCCTCTCCCTGCACAGCGTCGTGGTGCGCCCACAAATAGACGGCATCCTCACCAAAATCCTCGTCAAAGAAGGCCAACTCGTCAAAACCGGCGACCTGCTGGCCACCATCGACGACCGCTCCATCCGCGCCAGCCTCGACCAGGCCCGCGCCCAACTGGGCGAAAGCCAGGCGCAACTGCAAGTCGCCCTGGTCAACCTCAAGCGCTACAAACTGCTCACCGTCGACGACGGCATCTCGAAGCAGACCTACGACCAGCAACAAGCCCTGGTCAACCAACTCAAAGCCACCGCCCAAGGCAACCAAGCTTCCATCGATGCAGCGCAAGTACAACTTTCCTACACGCAAATCCGCTCCCCGGTCACCGGCCGCGTCGGTATTCGCACAGTCGACGAAGGCAACTTCCTGCGCATGACCGACACCGCCGGCCTGTTCACCGTCACCCAGATCGACCCGATCGCCGTCGAATTCTCGTTGCCGCAGCAAATGCTGCCGACCCTGCAAGGCCTGATCAACGATCCGCAGCGCGCACCGGTCAAGGCCTACATCGGCGCCGACACCGACGGCGAAACCGGCAACCTGCTCGGCGAAGGTCATCTGACCCTGATCGACAACCAGATCAACGCCAACACCGGCACCATCCGCGCCAAAGCCGAATTCGCCAACGCCAGCCAGAAGCTCTGGCCCGGCCTGCTGGTCACGGTAAAAATTCAGACAGCCCTAGACAAAGATGCGCTGGTGGTTCCGCCCACCGTCGTACAACGTGGCCTCGACCAACACTTCGTTTATCGGGTCAACGGCGACAAGGTCGAAGCCGTGCAAGTACAGATGATTTACCAAGGCAGCGGTCAGGACATCATCAAAGGCGTAAAGGCCGGTGACGTGCTGGTCACCGATGGCCAGTCGCGGCTTAAACCCGGCTCGACCGTACAGGTCATGAGCGAGCCGCCGCAGGTGGTGCAAGCGGAGCCGAAGCCATGA
- a CDS encoding multidrug efflux RND transporter permease subunit encodes MKAHKGVSTWCIDHPVATILLTIALVLVGLIAFPRLPIAPLPEAEFPTIQVSAQLPGASPDTMASSVATPLEVQFSAIPGMTQMTSSSALGSSLLTLQFTLDKSIDTAAQEVQAAINTAAGKLPKDMPTLPTWKKVNPADSPVLILSVSSTQMPGTELSDLVETLLSRQISQIDGVGQINITGQQRPAIRVQASADKLAAIGLTLADIRLAIQQTSLNLAKGALYGESSISTLSTNDQLFHPEDYSQLIVSYKDGAPVHLRDVAKVVNGSEDAYVQAWAGDQPGVNLVISRQPGANIVETVDRIQAALPGLEAMLPASVQVKTLIDRTQTIRASLHEVEITLLIAILLVVAVMALFLRQLSATLIVSAVLGVSLIASFALMYILGFSLNNLTLVAIVVAVGFVVDDAIVVVENIHRHLEAGDDMREAAIKGAGEIGFTVVSISFSLVAAFIPLLFMGGVVGRLFKEFALTATSTIMISVVVSLTLAPTLAALFMRKPVHHAHDKPGFSERLLGWYEKGLRRALAHQKLMIGVFGLSLALAIGGYIFIPKGFFPVQDTGFVLGTTEAAADISYGDMVKKHLAMAEIVAADPAVQAFSHSVGVSGSNQTIANGRFWIALKKRGDRDVSASQFIDRIRPQLMKVPGIVLYLRAGQDINLSSGPSRAQYQYVLKSNDGATLATWTQRLTEKLRSNPAFRDISNDLQLGGSITHISIDRSAAARFGLTASDVDEALYDAFGQRQINEFQTQVNQYNVILELDTKQRGKAESLNYFYLRSPLSGEMVPLSALAKFDAPTIGPLSIAHDGMFPAANLSFNLAPGVALGDAVILLNQAKAEIGMPTAISGNFQGAAQAFQSSLASQPWLILAALVAVYIILGVLYESFVHPLTIISTLPAAGLGAVIMLWICGQDFSIMALIGLVLLIGIVKKNGILMIDFALEAQRHRGLSPQEAIFEACITRFRPIIMTTLAALLGALPLMLGYGTGAELRQPLGIAVVGGLLVSQMLTLFTTPVIYLWLERLFHRPKPAPLPALATTD; translated from the coding sequence ATGAAGGCGCACAAAGGCGTCTCCACGTGGTGCATCGATCACCCGGTCGCCACAATCCTGCTGACCATCGCTTTGGTGCTGGTCGGTTTGATTGCCTTCCCGCGCTTGCCAATCGCCCCACTGCCGGAAGCGGAATTTCCGACAATTCAGGTGTCCGCGCAGTTGCCCGGCGCCAGCCCCGACACCATGGCCTCGTCCGTGGCCACGCCACTGGAAGTGCAGTTCAGCGCCATCCCCGGCATGACTCAGATGACCTCAAGCAGTGCGCTGGGCTCCAGCCTGCTGACCCTGCAATTCACCCTCGATAAAAGCATCGACACTGCTGCGCAGGAAGTCCAAGCGGCGATCAACACCGCCGCCGGCAAGCTGCCTAAGGACATGCCGACGCTGCCCACCTGGAAGAAGGTCAACCCGGCCGACAGCCCGGTGCTGATCCTCAGCGTCAGCTCGACGCAAATGCCCGGCACCGAACTCAGCGACCTGGTGGAAACCCTGCTCTCGCGTCAGATCAGTCAGATCGACGGCGTAGGCCAAATCAACATCACCGGTCAGCAACGTCCGGCGATTCGCGTGCAAGCCTCGGCAGACAAACTTGCGGCGATCGGCCTGACCCTCGCCGACATTCGTCTGGCGATCCAGCAGACCAGCCTCAACCTGGCCAAAGGTGCGCTGTACGGCGAGTCAAGCATCTCGACGCTGTCGACCAACGACCAGTTGTTCCACCCCGAGGACTACAGCCAACTCATCGTTTCCTACAAGGATGGCGCCCCGGTTCACCTGCGCGATGTCGCCAAAGTCGTCAACGGTTCGGAAGATGCCTACGTGCAAGCGTGGGCTGGCGATCAACCCGGTGTGAACCTGGTGATCTCGCGCCAGCCCGGCGCCAACATCGTCGAAACCGTCGACCGCATTCAAGCCGCCCTGCCCGGCCTCGAAGCGATGTTACCGGCGTCGGTGCAGGTGAAAACCCTGATCGACCGTACGCAGACCATTCGGGCCTCGTTGCATGAAGTCGAGATCACTTTATTGATCGCTATCCTGCTGGTGGTCGCGGTGATGGCGCTGTTCCTGCGCCAATTGTCGGCGACCTTGATTGTGTCGGCGGTACTCGGTGTGTCGTTGATCGCCAGTTTCGCCCTGATGTACATCCTCGGTTTCAGCCTGAACAACCTGACATTGGTGGCGATCGTCGTCGCCGTGGGATTTGTGGTCGACGATGCCATCGTCGTGGTGGAAAACATCCACCGGCATCTGGAGGCCGGCGACGATATGCGCGAGGCTGCCATCAAAGGCGCCGGCGAGATCGGTTTCACCGTGGTTTCGATCAGTTTCTCGCTGGTGGCGGCGTTTATTCCGCTGCTGTTCATGGGCGGTGTGGTCGGGCGACTGTTCAAGGAGTTCGCCCTGACCGCGACCTCGACCATCATGATTTCCGTGGTGGTGTCGCTGACCCTGGCGCCGACTCTCGCTGCATTGTTCATGCGCAAACCGGTGCATCACGCCCACGACAAACCGGGCTTCAGCGAACGCCTGCTCGGCTGGTACGAGAAAGGTTTGCGCCGTGCCCTCGCCCATCAGAAATTGATGATCGGCGTATTCGGTTTGTCACTGGCGCTGGCCATCGGTGGTTACATCTTTATCCCGAAAGGTTTCTTCCCGGTGCAGGACACCGGTTTCGTCCTCGGCACCACCGAAGCGGCTGCGGATATTTCCTACGGCGACATGGTGAAAAAACACTTGGCCATGGCCGAAATCGTCGCCGCCGATCCGGCGGTGCAGGCGTTCTCACACTCGGTCGGCGTATCCGGCAGCAACCAGACCATTGCCAACGGCCGTTTCTGGATCGCCCTGAAAAAACGTGGCGACCGTGACGTCAGCGCCAGCCAGTTCATCGACCGTATCCGTCCACAACTGATGAAAGTCCCCGGCATCGTCCTCTATCTGCGCGCAGGGCAAGACATCAACCTCAGCTCCGGCCCGAGCCGCGCGCAGTATCAATACGTGCTGAAGAGTAACGACGGCGCAACCCTCGCGACATGGACGCAACGCCTCACGGAAAAACTGCGCAGTAACCCGGCGTTCCGCGACATTTCCAACGACCTGCAACTGGGCGGCAGCATCACCCACATCAGCATCGACCGCAGCGCTGCCGCACGTTTCGGCCTGACCGCGAGCGATGTCGACGAGGCGCTGTATGACGCCTTCGGCCAACGGCAGATCAATGAATTCCAGACCCAGGTCAACCAGTACAACGTGATTCTGGAGCTGGACACCAAACAGCGCGGCAAGGCCGAAAGCCTCAACTACTTTTACCTGCGTTCGCCGCTGAGTGGCGAGATGGTGCCGCTGTCGGCGCTGGCCAAATTCGACGCGCCGACCATTGGTCCGTTGTCGATTGCCCACGATGGCATGTTCCCGGCCGCCAACCTGTCGTTCAACCTCGCGCCCGGCGTGGCGTTGGGTGATGCGGTAATTCTGCTCAATCAGGCCAAGGCCGAGATCGGCATGCCCACCGCGATCAGCGGCAATTTCCAGGGCGCGGCGCAGGCGTTCCAGAGTTCGCTGGCCAGTCAGCCGTGGCTGATTCTGGCGGCGCTGGTGGCGGTGTACATCATTCTTGGCGTGCTTTATGAAAGCTTCGTGCACCCGCTGACAATTATTTCGACGCTGCCGGCGGCAGGTTTGGGCGCAGTAATCATGCTGTGGATCTGCGGCCAGGACTTTTCGATCATGGCCTTGATCGGGCTGGTGCTGCTGATCGGTATCGTCAAGAAGAACGGCATCCTGATGATCGACTTCGCCCTCGAAGCCCAGCGACACCGAGGCCTGTCACCGCAGGAGGCGATTTTCGAGGCGTGCATCACGCGGTTCCGACCGATCATCATGACCACCCTCGCCGCCCTGCTCGGCGCCCTGCCGCTGATGCTCGGTTACGGCACTGGCGCCGAACTGCGCCAGCCGTTGGGGATCGCGGTGGTGGGCGGTTTGCTGGTCAGCCAGATGCTGACGTTGTTTACCACTCCGGTCATATACTTGTGGCTTGAGCGACTTTTCCATAGACCCAAACCTGCGCCCCTGCCGGCGTTGGCGACCACAGACTGA
- a CDS encoding heavy metal response regulator transcription factor, which yields MRVLIIEDEEKTADYLHRGLTEQGYTVDLARDGVEGLHLALESDYAVIVLDVMLPGLDGFGVLRALRARKQTPVIMLTARERVEDRIKGLRDGADDYLGKPFSFLELVARLQALTRRSGGHEPVQVSIADLWIDLISRKATRAGTRLDLTAKEFSLLSVLARRQGEILSKTAIAEMVWDINFDSDANVVEVAIKRLRAKLDGPFDEKLLHTIRGMGYVLESRGVQ from the coding sequence ATGCGCGTTCTGATTATCGAAGACGAGGAAAAAACCGCGGACTATCTGCACCGCGGTCTGACGGAACAGGGTTACACCGTGGATCTGGCCCGCGACGGCGTCGAGGGTCTGCATCTGGCGCTGGAAAGCGACTACGCGGTGATCGTCCTCGACGTCATGTTGCCGGGCCTCGATGGCTTCGGCGTGCTGCGCGCATTGCGTGCGCGCAAGCAGACCCCGGTGATCATGCTCACCGCCCGCGAGCGCGTCGAAGACCGCATCAAAGGCCTGCGCGACGGCGCCGACGATTACCTCGGCAAACCGTTCTCCTTCCTCGAACTGGTCGCACGTTTGCAAGCGCTGACCCGGCGCAGCGGCGGGCATGAACCGGTGCAAGTGAGCATCGCCGACCTGTGGATCGATTTGATCAGCCGCAAGGCCACCCGCGCCGGCACGCGTCTGGATCTGACGGCCAAGGAATTTTCGCTGCTCAGTGTCCTCGCCCGCCGCCAGGGTGAAATCCTCTCGAAAACCGCGATTGCCGAGATGGTCTGGGACATCAATTTCGACAGCGATGCCAACGTCGTCGAAGTCGCGATCAAACGCCTGCGCGCCAAGCTCGACGGGCCGTTCGACGAGAAACTGCTGCACACCATTCGCGGCATGGGTTATGTGCTGGAGAGCCGTGGTGTCCAGTAA
- a CDS encoding heavy metal sensor histidine kinase, which produces MSSNSIALRLSGMFTLVALLVFLLIGGALYQQVDKGLGLLPEAELDARYSVLESALNRFGTPEHWVKINAKLKLLGEEDKRIRFWVVSGDPGYEYGQPDAAIRAFAQGPLGMHDLQLPDHPYPLKVLLTELPAKDQRPPLRFMIGIDTETFHETQHNLLIALIGLAIVGVLMASALGYWVARIGLKPLIKLSHEAQRLAPPLRAGRLRLSPLPPELEQFVDSFNSTLERVEQAYSRLESFNADVAHELRSPLTNLIGQTQVALTRGRSAEHYFEVLQSNLEELERLRSIINDMLFLASADQGNKATKLTSTSLADEVATTLEYLDFILEDAQVEVQVSGDALVQIEVAHLRRALINLLSNAVQHTGAGQVIEVRIEVEAHQVSIGVANPGSPIASEHLPRLFERFYRVDASRSNSGNNHGLGLAIVKAIALMHGGDVFVRSDRGMNTFGIYLPV; this is translated from the coding sequence GTGTCCAGTAACTCGATTGCCCTACGTTTAAGCGGCATGTTCACGCTGGTGGCGCTGCTGGTGTTTCTGTTGATCGGCGGCGCGTTGTACCAGCAGGTCGACAAAGGCTTGGGATTGCTCCCGGAAGCCGAGCTGGATGCGCGTTACAGCGTGCTCGAATCGGCGCTCAATCGCTTCGGCACGCCAGAGCACTGGGTGAAGATCAACGCCAAGTTGAAGCTGCTTGGCGAGGAAGACAAACGCATTCGGTTCTGGGTGGTGAGTGGCGATCCGGGTTACGAGTATGGTCAGCCCGATGCGGCGATTCGCGCGTTCGCTCAAGGCCCGTTGGGCATGCATGACCTGCAGTTACCCGACCATCCCTATCCGCTGAAAGTGTTGCTCACCGAGCTGCCGGCCAAGGATCAACGTCCGCCGCTGCGCTTCATGATCGGCATCGATACCGAGACGTTTCATGAGACTCAGCACAATCTGTTGATCGCGCTGATCGGGCTGGCGATTGTCGGTGTGTTGATGGCCTCGGCGCTGGGTTATTGGGTGGCGCGGATTGGTCTCAAGCCACTGATCAAACTGTCCCACGAGGCTCAGCGATTGGCGCCACCACTACGCGCCGGGCGCTTGCGTTTGTCACCGCTGCCACCGGAGCTTGAGCAGTTTGTCGACTCGTTCAATTCGACGCTGGAACGGGTTGAACAGGCCTATTCGCGACTGGAGTCGTTCAACGCCGACGTCGCCCATGAGCTGCGTTCGCCGCTGACCAATCTGATTGGCCAGACGCAAGTGGCGCTGACCCGTGGGCGCTCTGCCGAACACTATTTCGAGGTGCTGCAATCCAATCTTGAAGAGCTGGAACGGCTGCGTTCGATCATCAATGACATGCTGTTTCTGGCCAGTGCCGATCAGGGTAACAAGGCGACTAAACTGACTTCGACGTCGCTGGCCGATGAAGTGGCGACGACGCTGGAATATCTGGATTTCATTCTTGAAGATGCGCAGGTTGAAGTGCAGGTCAGCGGTGATGCGCTGGTGCAGATCGAGGTCGCGCATTTGCGCCGGGCGTTGATCAATTTGTTGAGTAATGCGGTGCAGCACACCGGCGCGGGTCAGGTGATCGAGGTGCGCATTGAGGTTGAAGCGCACCAGGTGAGTATTGGTGTGGCCAACCCGGGATCGCCGATTGCCAGCGAGCATTTGCCACGCTTGTTCGAACGGTTTTATCGGGTGGATGCGTCGCGTAGCAACAGTGGTAATAACCATGGGTTGGGGTTGGCGATCGTCAAGGCGATTGCGCTGATGCATGGCGGGGATGTGTTTGTGCGCAGTGATCGGGGGATGAATACCTTCGGGATTTATTTGCCGGTCTGA
- a CDS encoding OprD family porin: MRYPVRFSPLFIAIAATIAPAAHADEPAKEGFVEGSSLNLNARNYYMNRNRLQKADDNIEWGQGFLGIFKSGYTEGTVGFGIDAHAMLGLKLDGGGGTDGSSILPVRENGGKAPGAFSTAGGTLKIRAFDTELKAGDLFLTNPVIAGGDTRMLPQTFRGVSLTNHSFDGWLIEGGQASFTKPYNQSGHTRIGTSYGTLADGDESQHLNWAGAAWSGVEGLTSSLYASELKDIWNQYYYDLDYTWQLSDLVSLNPGLHFYHTQDTGDALLGNIDNNTYSLHLTVGIGNHSVTAAYQRVNGNTPFDYISQGDSVYLDNSQQYSDFNGPNERSWKLKYAYDFAGVGMPGLTSSVSYSRGTVDLSKVDTDSKGYSNWYSADGRNAKHWERDLDLKYVVQSGQAKDLAVHLQWATNRGGNGYGVIDSDTDEYRVIIDYPINVF; the protein is encoded by the coding sequence GTGCGTTACCCAGTCCGCTTCTCTCCGTTGTTCATTGCAATTGCCGCAACGATTGCCCCTGCCGCTCACGCCGACGAGCCTGCCAAAGAAGGTTTCGTCGAAGGTTCGAGCCTCAACCTCAACGCCCGCAACTACTACATGAATCGCAACCGCTTGCAGAAAGCGGACGACAACATCGAGTGGGGCCAGGGCTTTCTTGGCATTTTCAAGTCGGGTTACACCGAAGGCACGGTCGGTTTCGGTATTGATGCCCACGCCATGCTCGGGCTGAAGCTCGATGGTGGTGGCGGCACGGACGGTTCGAGCATCCTGCCGGTCAGAGAGAATGGCGGCAAAGCGCCGGGGGCTTTTTCCACCGCAGGTGGCACGCTGAAAATACGTGCGTTCGATACCGAGTTGAAGGCCGGAGACCTGTTCCTCACCAACCCGGTCATCGCTGGCGGTGACACGCGCATGCTGCCGCAGACGTTTCGTGGTGTGAGCCTGACCAACCACAGCTTTGATGGCTGGTTGATCGAAGGCGGTCAGGCCAGTTTCACCAAGCCGTACAACCAAAGCGGCCACACGCGCATTGGCACTTCCTACGGCACCTTGGCTGACGGCGACGAGAGCCAGCACCTGAACTGGGCCGGTGCGGCGTGGAGCGGCGTCGAAGGTCTGACCAGCAGCCTCTACGCTTCTGAGCTCAAGGACATCTGGAACCAGTACTACTACGACCTCGACTACACCTGGCAGTTGAGCGATCTGGTCAGCCTCAATCCGGGTTTGCACTTCTATCACACGCAAGACACCGGTGATGCGCTGTTGGGCAACATCGACAACAACACCTACAGCCTGCATTTAACCGTGGGTATCGGTAACCACAGCGTCACTGCTGCGTATCAGCGGGTCAATGGCAACACGCCGTTCGACTACATCAGCCAGGGCGACAGCGTTTACCTCGACAACTCGCAGCAGTATTCCGACTTCAACGGCCCGAACGAGCGCTCGTGGAAGCTCAAATACGCTTATGACTTCGCCGGTGTCGGCATGCCGGGACTGACCTCGTCGGTCTCCTACTCGCGCGGAACAGTAGACCTGAGCAAGGTCGACACCGACAGCAAAGGCTATTCCAACTGGTACAGCGCCGACGGCCGCAACGCCAAACACTGGGAACGCGATCTCGATCTGAAATACGTCGTGCAGAGCGGTCAGGCCAAGGATCTGGCGGTGCACCTGCAATGGGCGACCAACCGTGGCGGCAACGGTTACGGCGTGATTGATTCAGATACAGATGAGTACCGCGTGATCATCGACTACCCGATCAACGTCTTCTAA